From a single Nematostella vectensis chromosome 3, jaNemVect1.1, whole genome shotgun sequence genomic region:
- the LOC5516967 gene encoding uncharacterized protein LOC5516967 — MFKKGKKKKQEKATKENGKIADGSNESKAYTKGAPKNSSDQTDGFDKDGFVDLQPIASNVTILGPRQSCKYVGTFAVISSADGRKSLRTHKERTSYMKEHLKNYRSTTNGVAVLVQVSDDGIKVLSSDGKRVRMAYPLQRISFATCDPDFCLFAFMTNSPSPMGVTVHGHVFVCHRPRQVQDITAMIGKAFKMAFAASRMPSKPPDNDQDEKQTKAARRWAKHEATRGHERSEHAEKAAELKRKEKKEATKHNSFGSFTDGSPVLHRAGVQMTGHGQANDDVVTDALSDAITPMTISSPRSRKTSDPLPPLPTERIQSPTHLSRDTLSRKTSDPLPLPPTVANQTPVADGHQGRNSISRQKSDPLPPTPTEAIQTPTSDKNQLQGKPLPLRPLSEFVTTPISATAISAEAPALPSRGQGQLTPQTSSASTDDEHVVAMPDSNTKTLLGNMRAETPTMVGGGAKVEYLGSPSEEEAVQRLNDHQNEYWYMPGIPREFIMEMLQASEEGSFFVRDSQSKPGCHALTVRVPTEVHASGFGNYLITPIPEGVKLEGFSRTFTDLVSLIEYYSYHADGLPCRLLLGGSNILCNDDENNDYIYSVPLDPDYRLMSDFHSMMEELK, encoded by the exons ATGTTTAAAAAGggcaagaaaaagaaacaagaaaaagcaacaaaagaaaatggcaaaataGCGGATGGAAGTAATGAGAGTAAAGCCTACACTAAAGGCGCGCCGAAGAACTCATCCGACCAAACGGATGGATTTGACAAGGATGGATTTGTTGACCTTCAGCCCATAGCCAGTAATGTCACCATCTTAGGGCCAAGGCAAAGCTGCAAG taTGTTGGAACATTTGCTGTAATATCAAGTGCAGATGGGCGAAAATCACTGCGTACACATAAAGAACGAACATCATATATGAAAGAGCACCTTAAAAATTATAGG AGTACAACAAATGGGGTGGCAGTTCTTGTACAAGTCTCTGACGATGGAATAAAAGTCCTCTCTTCTGATGGAAAG AGAGTTCGAATGGCCTACCCACTTCAAAGAATCTCCTTTGCAACATGTGATCCAGACTTCTGCCTTTTTGCCTTTATGACCAACAGCCCTTCACCTATGGGCGTGACTGTACATGGTCACGTGTTTGTCTGTCATCGACCACGGCAG GTTCAAGATATTACAGCTATGATTGGCAAGGCTTTCAAGATGGCATTTGCCGCTTCAAGAATGCCTTCCAAACCACCAGACAATGATCAAgatgaaaaacaaacaaaagcagCTAGGAGATGG GCCAAACACGAAGCGACCAGAGGGCATGAAAGATCAGAGCATGCGGAAAAGGCTGCAGAACTGAAAcgcaaagaaaagaaagaggcCACAAAACATAACTCATTTGGAAGCTTTACCGATGGCAGCCCCGTCCTTCACAGAGCAGGGGTACAAATGACAGGGCATGGTCAAGCTAATGATGATGTGGTGACAGACGCTTTGTCAGATGCAATAACTCCAATGACCATATCTAGTCCTCGATCTCGTAAAACGAGTGATCCGCTACCGCCTCTACCCACAGAAAGAATTCAGAGTCCTACACACCTGTCCAGAGACACTCTTTCTCGTAAGACAAGCGACCCTCTGCCCCTTCCACCGACTGTAGCCAATCAAACGCCAGTTGCTGATGGACATCAAGGACGAAATTCCATATCTCGCCAGAAAAGTGACCCACTGCCCCCTACACCAACGGAAGCCATTCAGACACCAACCTCCGATAAAAATCAGCTGCAAGGCAAGCCACTTCCTCTGCGACCCTTGTCAGAGTTTGTCACTACCCCAATATCAGCTACAGCCATCTCCGCGGAAGCACCAGCCCTTCCTTCCCGTGGCCAAGGTCAGCTCACTCCCCAGACATCATCAGCAAGTACAGATGACGAGCATGTGGTGGCTATGCCAGACAGCAACACCAAGACATTGCTAG GGAACATGAGAGCAGAAACACCCACTATGGTAGGTGGCGGCGCTAAGGTAGAATACCTTGGATCACCGAGTGAGGAAGAGGCAGTACAAAGACTTAATGACCACCAGAATGAATATTGGTACATGCCAGGCATTCCAAG AGAGTTCATTATGGAGATGCTTCAAGCCTCCGAGGAAGGATCATTCTTTGTGCGTGACAGCCAGAGTAAACCAGGCTGTCACGCACTCACTGTTCGCGTGCCCACGGAGGTACACGCCAGCGGTTTCGGCAATTACCTGATTACGCCTATACCAGAAGGCGTTAAGCTAGAG GGGTTCTCGCGCACATTCACGGACTTGGTGTCCCTGATCGAGTACTATTCGTACCATGCGGACGGTTTGCCGTGCAGGCTACTACTCGGCGGCTCCAACATTCTTTGCAATGATGACGAGAATAATGATTACATTTATAGTGTACCTTTGGACCCAGACTACAGACTGATGTCTGATTTCCACTCGATGATGGAGGAGCTAAAGTAA